A segment of the Stegostoma tigrinum isolate sSteTig4 chromosome 44, sSteTig4.hap1, whole genome shotgun sequence genome:
ctgtgggaggaaaccagagcccccagaggaaacccacgcagacacggagaatgtgtaaactccacacagacagtcgcccgaggctggattcgaatctgggtccctggtgctgtgaggccgcagtgctaaccactgagccactgtgccaccctataaTCCCTACAAGAAATAAGGGAAGGAAGTAGAGACATTTTGGACTGCATATGTCTGAACAGGAAGGGTGTCTTTGCAGCCTTAGATCATATTAAGGTGGATGAATTTCTGAGTTCTGATCGTGTCCATCTCGGATTTTGTGGGAAGCCagtaaagaaattgcagaggcccttcctttgcagagattttagcttcatttttagccactggcgaggttccagaagactggagggtggctaaagtTGTGACATTGTTTATGAAAGGGAggaaagacaagccagggaacttccAGCCAGTGAGCCTAACACAAGCAGTacgcaagttattggaaaggacGCTGAGTGACATGATCGATGAACATTAGGATAGTCAAGGTATGATTACGAATAGtcggcatggatttgtgtgcggAAAGGCACATGTGACAAATCtttgagtttttcaaagaagttACCAAGTGGGTAGATGAGGGGAGGGCAGTGGATGTAGTCTGTATGAACTTTAgtcaggcctttgacaaggtcctgcacgcAGACTAGTAATGAAGGCTAGGTTGCAAGGGATCcggggagagctagctaatttgattcaaaaatggctcgatggtagaaagcagagtgtgatggttgaagcttgtttctcggactggaggcctgtgactcgtgatgtgccacaggggttggtgctgtGACCTTTGTTGGGCACCTCGgtgtctcagtggctagcaccggggatccgggttcaattccatcctcaggcgattatctgtgtggagtttgcatattctctccgtgtctgcatgatgttcctccgggtgctccagtttccgcccacagttcaaagatgtgcaggctaggtgggttggctatgggaattttcccatagtgttcagtgatgtgttcGTTGGGTGAGTTATAGCAGGATGGATCTCGGTGGGATGCTTGGagtgtcagcatggacttgttgggccaaagggcctgtttccacacagtagggattcgatgattgtGTGATAAGTGGCCTTGATGTGAATGCACAAGGCATGATTCGTATGTTTTCCAGGATACAAAATTAAGATGTAGTTTTGAAAGTGAGGAAGGCTTATCAAGAAAATGGagggatttaagaaggaccttgCGGAGTGGTGCACatgtggaatcagctgccagagaaagttgttgaggcagTTGCAATAGCAGTACTAAAAAAAAAGAAAGGataagttttagagggatatgtccAAATGGGGGCAATTGGAATTAGCTGAGAGGGCACCATGATcagcatgaaccagtttgggctgaagggcctttgtcCATGCTGCACGACTGCCTGACCTCAgactacaacaggaccttgatcgaGAGGACCAATGGGCTATGGAGTGGCAGCTGGGGTTTAAtcttgacaaatgtgaggtgctacattttgtaACAGAAAATCGGGGCAAGACTTGCACACTTCATGGTCAATTCTCGGGAAGTGTTGCCAAACTAAGTGGCCATGGAATGCAGGCTCGTAGCGTCTTGAAAGTGGAATTccagggagacagggcagtgaagaaggtgtttgatacaattgcctttattggtcagtgcattcagtgtATATTGAGGATCGGGAGgtgatgttgtgactgtacagaagATTGGTGAGACTACttctgaaatactgcattcagttctggtgccCCCTTGCAATAGGAAAGGTGTTGTTCAACTTGACTGAGTCAGGAACatgtttaaaaggatgttgccacagtCGGAAAGTTTGAGtttcagggagagactgaatagacaggGCTTATTGTGGCTTGTTTTCCATGGAGTGTCTGAGGCTGGGTGGTGACTGTGTAGAAGATATAAAATTAAGAGGCGCATGGATAGCATGAATAATCACGTTCTTATGCACAAGGGAtaggaggccaaaactagagggcatgggttttggATGAGAAAATCACGATTTGAAAGGAAACGGTGGGCAATGTTTGCTCACAGAGTGTAGTGTGGAATtgcagtgaactgccagaggaagtggtggagttgagtccagctacaatatttaaaagacatctgggcgggtgtatgaataggaagggcttcgagtgatgtgggccaaatgctggcaaataggactagattaattgaggatatctggttgccatGGATGAGGTGGACCCACGAGTGTTGTATATCTTTATGACAGTATGACAGGAACAGACTGTGAGAGAGTAATAACCATCCACACTGCGTGAAAAGCGTCAGATGGATAACTGCACTTCCATTTTCATATCGCAGAGACTGACAGATATTCGACAAACTATCCCTCATTAAACATCAAGCTCTGAACACAATACTGCTCATAGTGTAAtgcagaaactacagagagtgaTGAAACAAAATAAGATGTTAGacatgaaagagataatgggaactgcagatgctggagattccaagataataaaatgtgaggctggatgaacacagcaggccaagcagcatctcaggagcacaaaagctgacgtttcgggcctagacccttcatcagagagggggatggggtgagggaactggaataaatagggagagagggggaggcggaccgaagatggagagtaaagaagataggtggagagggtgtaggtggggaggtagggaggggataggtcagtcaactgcatccactgtacccggtgcggctttctctacattggggaaaccaagcggaggcttggggaccgctttgcagaacacctccgctcagttcgcaacaaacaactgcacctcccagtcgcaaaccatttccactccccctcccattctcttgatgacatgtccatcatgggcctcctgcactgccacaatgatgccacccgaaggttgcaggaacagcaactcatattccgcctgggaaccctgcagccatatggtatcaatgtggacttcaccagtttcaaaatctccccttcccccactgcatccctcaaccagcccagttcatcccctccccccactgcaccacacaaccagcccagctcttcccctctacccactgcatcccaaaaccagtccaacctgtctctgcctccctaaccggttcttcctctcacccatcccttcctcccaccccaagccgcacccccagctacctactaacctcatcccacctccttgacctgtccgtcttccctggactgacctatcccctccctacctccccacctacaccctctccacctatcttctttacgctccatcttcggtccgcctccccctctctccctatttattccagttccctcaccccatccccctctctgatgaagggtctaggcccgaaacgtcagcttttgtgctcctgagatgctgcttggcctgctgtgttcatccagcctcacattttattatgttagacATGAAAGGTTGCTTTGAGCAGATAACTACATTGTCGCAATTAAAAACTCTCAGGTACTGTGTTCACAATATCAATAAATGACAATAACGAGTTAAATGTAGAGTGATTCGGGTACAAAATTTCGGCTTGTGTTTCACTTTTCGTTGCATATCCTGACAGATCCCCGTTGTGTCCCACACTAACCAATCACAGAAAAGCTAATCACATCCTCTGAGATTCTTGtaaactgtccaatcatgaacgagacctcccccatccctcattagcattgctgaCGCCAGCAGCCTATAAAAAGCGAGCTCCGCGCCCACTTTCCCTTATTCTGTGTCTGACAGTGACCGTCGTTATGGCAGATGAGAAGAAATCGCAGGCAACTTCCAAGAAAGGCGCgaagaaaatcatcaagaaggcGCCGGGGAAAAGCGGCAAGAAAAGGAGCCGACGCAGGAAAGAAAGTTACTCCATCTACATCtacaaagtgatgaagcaggttcaccccGACACCGGCATCTCCTCCAGGGCCATGAGCATCATGAACTCGTTCGTCAACGATATTTTCGAGCGTATCGCAGGGGAggcttcccgcctggcccattacAACAAGCGCAGCACCATCAGCTCCCGGGAGATCCAGACCGCCGTGCGGCTGTTGCTGCCCGGGGAGCTGGCCAAGCACGCTGTGTCGGAGGGTACAAAGgcggtgaccaagtacaccagctccaagtgagacACCTCACTGCTGAAAGCACACACAAATCCAAAACCCAAcggctcttttaagagccacccacaactGCACTGAGGCAGCTGAACCGTTTTAACTTGGATCGCCGATGTTggaaaatctgagacaacaagttgtggggctgggtgaacacagcaagccgagcggtgtcagaggagcaagaatgttgacgtttcggggcgagacccttcttaagaaattaGGTTTTAACTTTGTGGTTGATTCTAGGTCTGTATAATTCATGTCCCTAAGCTTCGTGTTTCGTTTTCGATAaactttgtaaaaaaaattcGTGTGATCCCTGACCCTCTGCCCTTTATTCTCGGTTGCGTAGTTCCCTGACTGTTTTCCCTGCCTGTATAGAGAGCATATTTATCGTCACTGAGTCATTTTTTCTGCAACTTCTATATTTTCCAGTTACTCTTTAACCCTTGATCAGCGCATAACCTACAGTGCCCCCTGGGGTATGAAACACGAGTTTCACCCGGAATGAAAAGTAACTGTTCTCGTCCCACGAATAGATTTTGAAATTTACTTGTCCTTTTCTTGCATGAAGTTTTCAAAGTGCCACTGAGACTTCGTCTGATGTTTGCAGAGCACTGCAAATGAGGCTCTCAGCTGTCGATAAGAGGCTTTCAAACTGAACTGAGATAAAACCAGATTAACTGCTGGATTGCCATGTCAAGTGTGAAACTGACTGAAGTCTGATCCAAGACAATAGGGACGGCAACTTTAAACTCAAGTTTCACCTCTCTCACCGGCAAGAAGGTTATGTGAGTTTTTCCTTAATATTTCAGGGTGCACTTGCAATatgaaaaatgaattaaattcGATGAAAAATTAAATTATTCATTCCTCTTTGTAAAACGTCTTTTTCCTATTTCGGTCATGTTGGAGGGTTTTGTCGCTGTGGGTAATGAGCCCTAAATTTCTCCCGTGGTAACGAAAGCTAATGACCCCGAATTTGAGACCCACGAAGAGTAGTATTGTGcgatttgtgttttgtttcaatttccaaatCTCTCCGTGAAGTTCTCCGAATTTATTTTCAGAATGCAGTATGTGGGGCTTGCCGTTCTCGGtaagaggctttcaaaatgaacCGAGATTAACAGGGAAGTCTGATCGAGCACAATAATTACAAAATTTCCCGAAGCCGGTGTTACTCACTGAGTGAGAACGAGAGGTTATGTCAAGTATCAATTTGTAatctgaaaggaaattaaatcgTAAGCATTCACGTAAAGCGTCTTCCTCGTATTGCCCATGTTGGCGGGCTTTTCAAATCGGAAAGAAAACGGTGGATGATTTGGCGCCGGTATTTTCCTACGGTTTCCACgcagaggaattttgttttattttcaaatctccccgTGGGTTCTATCCAGTTTTGCAGAAAGCTATAAATGAGGCTTTCTGCTGTCGGTGGGAACATTTCAAAGTGAACCGAGATGAAAGCAGAACAGCTGCCGGGCTGGCATCGCAAAAGGAGAAATATTGTTGATCTCGTGCAGTAGGGAGCGCGATTGTAAAATGTTGTTTAAAGCAGTAATGCGGTCAACGGGAAAGAAATTGTTGTGTGATACTTTTATCATTATCTCCATTATCAGCATTATATgctgatctgaaataaaataaatctgtgCAGAGACTTACTTCTGGCGGGCTCTTTTTTCTGCCATCTGCTCATTCTTAagtataaaaaaaatcagaaacacatCGATTCACTGAGGCCTGGgaatcagagagagattgtgtgcagtTTCCAGGTGTATTCTAACAGTAAATTATCTGAAATATGAACGTATTCTTCTTTGTAAAACTTCTTCCAGTTTTGTACATATTGGCGGGCTTTccgagtttgaaagaaagcggttgatgatttggcgccgggaTGTTCCCGCCTCCTCCCCGGGCCCTCTCCGgattggtgagggaagcagatatcTGATTGGGAATGGAAACGACATGAGGAGATACCGAACaatgtgaccaatcagcaatggccgcacccccattcctcccGAAGGTATAAGACGGCGGAATGGGGCCACATTGCAGCATTCTCTGTGAAAGTGTTTGAGAGGTTGTGGCAATGTCTGGGAGAGGAAAGGGCAGTGGAGGGAAAGCTCGCTCGAAGGCCAAGTCCCGGTCGTCCCGGGCTGGCCTGCAGTTC
Coding sequences within it:
- the LOC125450254 gene encoding late histone H2B.L4-like, whose translation is MADEKKSQATSKKGAKKIIKKAPGKSGKKRSRRRKESYSIYIYKVMKQVHPDTGISSRAMSIMNSFVNDIFERIAGEASRLAHYNKRSTISSREIQTAVRLLLPGELAKHAVSEGTKAVTKYTSSK